The Mesotoga sp. Brook.08.105.5.1 genomic interval TGAATCGTCAATTGTCAACTGAGGAAGGTAACGAAGAATAAGGGAGTCTTTCCTACGGATACTTCTCTTTTAAAGATGGCTTATCTAGCAATAATAAATATAACAAAGAAATGGACAGTAAGAACCCTTGAATGGTCAAAGATCCTTACTCAACTTGTGATAAAGTATGAAAGATTAGCTAAGTACATAAGCTGATTCTTAAACCCATTACAAAAAAGGGGTTTACACAAAAAAAGAGACAGAACCGATCTTGATTTTCTTACCTCTAGCCTCATTCCCCTTACCTCTGATCCGCCTCGTCGTCGTCGATTGCCCAAGAACGAAGAACAGATACTCGCTCTGGAACGAAGAACTGATTATCCGCGGCGAACGGTGAGCCGTTCAACTGCGAACCAGACTAACCTTGTTCTTTCGTACCCGCAACCACGGAATCCCTCCAACCACGTCTCTGAAAAAAACGAGTCTGTTAATGATTCTGCGTTCAGACATCAGCACATTTATTTCATTCGCCTCTCCTGTGTTGAACCCTCCGCACTGATCATGATCCCAATGGAGATCACAGTAATTAGAACTCACTGTAAGAGAGTTATAATCAAGTTATCCAGTATCTTCTGAGAATAACGACTCGGGTGTTGAGGTGGAATCATGGCGGATAGGAGCAAGAAGCAATCTCGAGCAGTAACTAAGAAAAAGAAGGTTCTTGACAAAATCAGCGGTCATGATGCTCTTCTTATACTGAAAGCCTTGGCCAACGAAGATCGGAGCATTGCAAAACGTATTGAACAAATCGCATTGGAATACCTGCGCGATATAGATGTCGAGAACGTTGCTTCTCAAGTTTACTATGCGTTGGAAGGAATTGAAGTTGAGGATCTCTGGGAACAATCAGGCAGCATGAGGTATGGGTATGTGGAACCGTCAGATAGAGCGTGGGAAATGTTTGAAGAGGCTCTAGAACCATTCATAAATGAACTGAACAGATATTTCGACCTTTCACTGGACAACGAGGCGAAGAAATACTGCATGGGCATTCTGAAAGGAATAAACCAGTTCGACAAAGAATCGACATCTCAGTTCAAAGACTGGGCCGAGGATGCTCCAGATGAGCTTTTCGAAAGGATCTTGGATGACTGGAAGAAAGCCTGCAATAATCCTGAGTATATACAGGAAATGGAAGACTTCATCGAACGGGGTCTGGGAAAGTGACGGTTTGGGCGAAGACGAACAGAAGCTGGCATTATTGAAGAAAGGCGGACACATATCTTTATCTTTACAACAAGTGAATAATCGACTTTTCACCCTTTTTCATTCGTAGCCCAACCACTGTTATATGAGTGAGGATAGACCACTCTGCAGTTAATGACCTCTATAACGAACAGATAGTGCCAGAAATGTACAGTATAAAGAACACTATTCTATACTATCGCTGCAGAGATCTTCTAGGGAGGAATGCATAGCTGCATCAATTGTTCAGAATTTATATACAGCGTGCGGACCTCTTTCTCTGCAATGGGTTCTCTCCAGCTGTTCGAAGTTACTTTCAGATCGTGAGAGCAGCCTTATGTCTGAGATTTTGTCCGATTTGAAAACTAGGCAATAGAGTTATGAAAGCAGTGAGAGGCATAGTGATAATTCAGAATGATGGAAAATGAATCGAAGCGCAGTCACTTCCGTTTTCGTATTCTGGTGACCGCTGCTTCATCTTCGAAATTGATCTCTTATTAATGATTCCTGCCACTGACACATTTCGCGAGTCGACGTCAACTCTCATTTCCGATAAACTGCCGATAAAGGAGCCGCTGTACATGAAAAGACTCGCTCATCGCTTGATATAACACGCTGGCCGCTGTGAAGAGCCGTCCTTAGTTGGTCCCGGATCATGAACCAGTCCATGGATATCATGGAGAGCGCTTGAGAGGACAGAAGGCATCTTTCCAAATGAATCTGTCTGAAAACCCAGCAGATCGTTGAGTTCAGTTGAAGCCCTTTGCGTTTGCGAAAACCTGTCAGAAATAGTGCAGATTATCTGCTTGGGAGGAAATCCTCAATAAGAAGCCATTTCCAGAGAGGAATCAGCTCAATGGTCTTGTCGTGAATCTTCAGCGTGTCTTCAATGTCGCTGTTTAGAAGTATCCTGCGGGATCTCTCGCCCTCGAATTCGAGTAATCCCCGAAGTTCACGTTCTCTCAAATCGAGATCATCCAGATTTGACATTGTGACATTGATGACCAGATCGCCAGTTCTTCCAGAGGCGACGAAATCAACTTCGGTTTTGTCAGTCTTCCAGAAAGTCACTTCATAGCCCCGCCTCAAGAGCTCTAGAAAGACAATGTTCTCTCCATCTTTTCCAAAATCTTCAGTGAGCGGCTTGACAACGGCTTTTCTCAGGCCAGTGTCGACGGAATATACTTTTCTTGGGTTGATTAGGGCTTTCTTGACGGAATTCGTATGAAGCTCTACTTCAAACAATATGTATGTTTCCGATAGGTGCGACATGTTCTCTGAAATTGTGCTGGTTGAAGTCTTTCCCGAGGTCTGTTCGAGAGCCTTCTGTATTTTTCTGTAGCTCAAGAGATTTCCGCTGCTCTTCAGAGCATAGAGCGCGATTCTCTTTGTAAGCAGAACGTCTCTGATATTCCAACGCTCTACGATGTCCCTGTATATGATGTCGTCGAAATATGCCTCGAGAATCTTTGTCCCGTTTTCTTCCGGGAAGTTCAAGAGAATCTCAGGAAAGCCTCCAGAATCCAAATAACTGAACAGCAGATTCTTGATGAGATCACTCTTGAGTTCAATTGAAAGCGAGGAGACTTCAATTCCCTTTGATCGCACAAAGTCTGCGAATGAAAAGGGCAACAGAGTCAGATCTATGTGCCTTCCTGTCAACAGCGTTCCAAACTCCTTGGAAGAAAGCTTTGAAGATGAGCCGGTAACAATGAATTTGACCTCTCCGGACTCCCTGTAAGTCTCTATCCATTGCTCCCAGCCTCGTATATGCTGGATTTCATCGACAAACATGTAGGTTTTTCCAACGGGATTGACTCTCTGCCTGTAAAGCCTGTAGAGTTTTTCAAGAAGGACAGGTGTTTTCTCTTCCATTGAAAGAGAAACATCTTCAAGGTTCAAGAACAGAAAGGAGAGTTTATCAACAGATTCCAGGAGCTTTCTGTACACAATCTTAAGAAGAGATGATTTGCCGGATCTTCGAGGCCCTTTTACGATCTGCACGAAATTGCTGTCAAGAAATTCTTCAATCTCACCGACCTCTCTTCTGTAAACAAGGTCCGGAAGGGATCGATCTTCCCAGTAATTCCATCTTGCAAGGACGGAAAACATCTGTTGATCTGTCATATTAACCACCTGTCAATTAATGACCTTTATAACAAACACATTTTAGCATAAGTGACCAGTATATAGAACAGTATTTCAATTCATTTCTGTGGAAAGATTATTATAAGGAATTTAAGGCCCCTTCGAAATCCCAGATCCCGAAACAAGTTCGGGATGACAGAGTAAGCAGTTACGAAGGGTCGGTACGGGAATTATATAGTGAGAGTCTCACAGGAATGATGCATAGAGGAATTTCCAAAAAGCCATTGTTAGTTGACGCAGTGAGAGCTGCGGGAAAGCCGCTAATGAATGACGATGTTTGATGATTTTCGGAAATTCCGGCAAACTCCGGGGTTTCCACACAACATTCTGCCAGATAGAATTACTTGTTTGTTGTAAAACTCCATATTGGACCAATCACCGGCAGCGAGCCTTCATTCTTAAGCGTGCAGCGGCTCTTCAGAAGTTAGTCTGCTGCGCAGGCCAGTCAGGCTTCGCCTGGCCAGTCTTTGCTTCGCAAAGGCCAGTTTCGCTTCGCAGGGAAGCTCTTGATGGTTCAACGTGTTCTTTCCTACCACGAACCCGCTACCCCCAACCCCGGCCTTTTGCTTTTTCTTACAACTTGCATCTTGGAACTTGCAACTGAGCTTTTACAAGCGATCAGCGGGTCCTCGTTCTTAAGCGTGAAGCGGCTCTTCCAGCGATCAGCGGGTTCACCGTTTTTAAGCGTACAGCGGCTCTTCCAGCGATCAGCGGGTCCTCGTTCTTAAGCGTGAAGCGGCTCTTCAGGGCGAGATCCCGTACAAGACCACTACGGGATGACAAAACAAAAAAGCGAAAAACGATGTGAGAGGCATTTCAAAGAGCACACTCCCCACCGCAAGCGGTCCCCCCCGCTCAAGCGGGGATTTAGGATCAAGACATGCAGAGTGGTTCATCTTTCCGACACTGCGCGTCCAGGTTCTTAGCAAAGAAAGAGAGAAGATCATTGTTCTGGTGCTTTGCACCTAAGTTCTTCGTTCCGACACTTCGTGTCCAAGTTCCTGGTACG includes:
- a CDS encoding ATP-binding protein, with the protein product MTDQQMFSVLARWNYWEDRSLPDLVYRREVGEIEEFLDSNFVQIVKGPRRSGKSSLLKIVYRKLLESVDKLSFLFLNLEDVSLSMEEKTPVLLEKLYRLYRQRVNPVGKTYMFVDEIQHIRGWEQWIETYRESGEVKFIVTGSSSKLSSKEFGTLLTGRHIDLTLLPFSFADFVRSKGIEVSSLSIELKSDLIKNLLFSYLDSGGFPEILLNFPEENGTKILEAYFDDIIYRDIVERWNIRDVLLTKRIALYALKSSGNLLSYRKIQKALEQTSGKTSTSTISENMSHLSETYILFEVELHTNSVKKALINPRKVYSVDTGLRKAVVKPLTEDFGKDGENIVFLELLRRGYEVTFWKTDKTEVDFVASGRTGDLVINVTMSNLDDLDLRERELRGLLEFEGERSRRILLNSDIEDTLKIHDKTIELIPLWKWLLIEDFLPSR